A stretch of Stegostoma tigrinum isolate sSteTig4 chromosome 23, sSteTig4.hap1, whole genome shotgun sequence DNA encodes these proteins:
- the smcr8a gene encoding guanine nucleotide exchange protein smcr8a isoform X2, with the protein MSVDYQASFVGHPPGTSYPKLNFVEDSKVVLGDSKEGAFAYVHHLTLYDLEARGFVRPFCVAYISTDENKIMQQFQELSDDFSKASECLKTGNRKAFATELEKKLQDLEYTRNVLHNETEIQKKSNDKGYYSSVAIEKANELANVEKCIIEHQDLLMQIRTYSLKKTQDADYFCYDPEYGLEQSDIGLEQMAKTDEMCEKNSFSDRTSYTPKFTRAKSAKCFEKKLKTLEELCDSYFFNQTLEQLKQVEKFFRGDVCYLLTSQIEKELLQHQQLTSFLFEDPLLLTDVEQTEKQQCRDKLLPAFNVLSPKLLVHPCLSNEATSFESYKSCVESVPIKLDQQVNAESYHGTVAESIPCKNPPATSDYLELEGKEKGSISSGESIEVLGTEKSCPAPIFPKVESQTNLQCQHLEIGRRKFVVTKRTNSEDSIEVLSTTEALIPEDFKATYPSAIYEEPPLDNEEEKQLSTDLVQPDANVNHGNGFSKADFENSVTLPVLSEAVDSTCCIGKESPSFTKSVPTFVTEEYNGVVNVPPQRSKTMDQIFHNDLSQQIEGNGLYGSDDQVLSNCELQYNDIPGNGETAQIPPNEYLDNMSYMSASLYSDRTPSPALPNCPTKKLSGKHKKRSGKNSLWFIRQYSFAQQAIFSLLSGRTLVIVGEQEGKVKKLVNALSTFVPHCGRDSDCIKQWVTFPLQINHLQTWKLIGLQRTASPLGTSILHSLNRYSRYISILDCDNKTLRCPQYKGQLITRIADHRTQIKRGSTYSMHVHNMLTQLCSQAFLYAFCHHLHLPIDERETEELVTCRRVNFLKHHLGLTNDDSKIVQYFAELIKMHYLYEPGKGLNPVLRFNYTSSSVFKI; encoded by the exons ATGTCTGTGGACTATCAAGCCTCCTTTGTGGGTCACCCCCCTGGTACTAGCTATCCGAAACTCAATTTTGTCGAGGACTCCAAGGTGGTACTGGGGGACTCCAAAGAAGGGGCTTTCGCCTATGTCCATCACTTGACTCTATACGACTTGGAGGCGAGAGGGTTTGTAAGGCCGTTCTGTGTGGCTTACATCTCTACTGATGAAAACAAGATTATGCAGCAGTTCCAGGAGCTTTCAGATGATTTTTCCAAAGCCTCAGAGTGTTTGAAAACTGGAAATAGGAAGGCGTTTGCCACTGAACTGGAGAAGAAACTCCAGGATTTGGAGTACACTCGGAACGTGTTACATAATGAAACAGAAATCCAGAAAAAATCTAACGATAAAGGATACTACTCGTCGGTAGCAATAGAAAAAGCCAATGAATTAGCCAATGTGGAAAAGTGCATAATCGAACATCAAGATCTTTTAATGCAGATAAGAACTTACTCTCTCAAAAAAACACAAGATGCAGACTATTTTTGCTATGATCCAGAATATGGCTTAGAACAATCTGATATTGGTTTGGAACAGATGGCAAAGACTGATGAAATGTGTGAAAAAAATAGCTTTTCTGATAGAACATCTTACACACCCAAGTTCACAAGGGCTAAATCAgcaaaatgttttgaaaaaaagTTGAAAACCTTAGAAGAACTTTGTGATAGTTACTTTTTTAATCAAACTCTGGAACAGCTTAAGCAGGTAGAGAAATTTTTCAGAGGTGACGTATGCTATTTGCTTACCAGTCAGATTGAAAAAGAGCTGCTCCAACATCAGCAGCTAACCTCCTTTCTGTTTGAAGACCCACTGCTCCTCACTGACGTGGAGCAAACTGAAAAGCAACAGTGCCGTGATAAACTGCTTCCAGCTTTTAACGTTCTGAGTCCTAAGCTTTTAGTACACCCCTGCTTATCAAATGAAGCCACAAGCTTTGAATCATACAAGTCTTGTGTGGAGTCTGTACCTATTAAATTGGATCAGCAAGTCAACGCAGAGAGTTACCATGGAACTGTTGCAGAATCTATACCATGTAAAAATCCTCCAGCAACTTCAGACTATCTTGAATTGGaagggaaagaaaaaggaagtatCAGTAGTGGTGAAAGCATTGAAGTACTGGGTACAGAAAAATCCTGCCCAGCTCcaatatttcctaaagttgagAGCCAAACAAACCTGCAGTGCCAGCATCTAGAAATTGGAAGGAGGAAATTTGTAGTCACCAAGCGTACAAACAGTGAGGACAGTATTGAAGTCCTCAGTACTACTGAAGCGCTGATACCTGAAGACTTTAAGGCAACCTACCCAAGTGCAATCTATGAAGAACCACCTTTAGACAATGAAGAAGAAAAGCAGCTGAGCACTGATCTTGTGCAGCCTGATGCAAACGTGAACCATGGTAATGGCTTCAGCAAAGCAGATTTTGAAAATAGTGTAACTCTGCCTGTTTTATCTGAGGCTGTAGACTCTACTTGCTGTATTGGAAAAGAGAGCCCCAGTTTTACTAAATCAGTACCTACATTTGTAACTGAAGAATATAATGGAGTAGTCAATGTTCCACCACAACGTAGTAAAACCATGGACCAAATATTCCACAATGATTTGTCACAGCAAATTGAGGGAAATGGATTATATGGTTCTGATGATCAAGTATTATCTAACTGTGAACTACAGTATAATGATATACCTGGCAATGGAGAAACAGCTCAAATTCCACCTAATGAATATTTGGACAACATGAGTTATATGAGTGCATCATTATATTCTGACAGGACTCCATCTCCAGCCTTACCAAACTGTCCAACAAAGAAGCTTTCTGGAAAACACAAGAAACGGTCTGGCAAGAATTCGCTGTGGTTCATAAGACAATATTCGTTTGCACAACAGGCAATTTTTTCTTTGTTGTCTGGCCGGACACTTGTAATTGTAGGTGAGCAAGAAGGAAAAGTCAAAAAGCTTGTTAATGCTTTGTCAACATTTGTCCCGCACTGTGGCAGAGATTCAGACTGTATAAAGCAATGGGTAACATTTCCTTTGCAGATCAACCATTTACAGACCTGGAAACTCATTGGACTTCAGAG AACAGCTTCTCCTCTGGGTACCAGTATTTTGCACTCACTGAATCGGTACAGTCGCTACATCAGCATACTAGACTGTGACAACAAAACTCTGCGTTGCCCACAATATAAAGGACAGCTAATCACCAGGATCGCAGACCACAGGACTCAGATAAAGAGGGGCAGCACATACTCCATGCATGTTCACAATATGTTGACCCAACTGTGCTCCCAGGCCTTTCTGTATGCTTTCTGTCATCATCTGCACCTTCCCATTGATGAAAGAGAAACTGAAGAATTAGTCACATGTCGAAGGGTAAACTTTTTAAAGCACCACCTGGGCTTGACGAATGATGATAGCAAGATTGTACAATACTTTGCAGAACTGATAAAGATGCACTACCTATATGAACCTGGAAAGGGCTTAAATCCAGTTCTACGATTTAACTACACCTCCAGTAGTGTGTTTAAGATCTAG
- the smcr8a gene encoding guanine nucleotide exchange protein smcr8a isoform X1, with product MITAPDVVALTHEDDYGQQYNDDSMPPFQFQSENPWSKTATAKFEKDFILISEFSEQVGPQPLLTIPDNARGNFDLNYFSLRIMSVDYQASFVGHPPGTSYPKLNFVEDSKVVLGDSKEGAFAYVHHLTLYDLEARGFVRPFCVAYISTDENKIMQQFQELSDDFSKASECLKTGNRKAFATELEKKLQDLEYTRNVLHNETEIQKKSNDKGYYSSVAIEKANELANVEKCIIEHQDLLMQIRTYSLKKTQDADYFCYDPEYGLEQSDIGLEQMAKTDEMCEKNSFSDRTSYTPKFTRAKSAKCFEKKLKTLEELCDSYFFNQTLEQLKQVEKFFRGDVCYLLTSQIEKELLQHQQLTSFLFEDPLLLTDVEQTEKQQCRDKLLPAFNVLSPKLLVHPCLSNEATSFESYKSCVESVPIKLDQQVNAESYHGTVAESIPCKNPPATSDYLELEGKEKGSISSGESIEVLGTEKSCPAPIFPKVESQTNLQCQHLEIGRRKFVVTKRTNSEDSIEVLSTTEALIPEDFKATYPSAIYEEPPLDNEEEKQLSTDLVQPDANVNHGNGFSKADFENSVTLPVLSEAVDSTCCIGKESPSFTKSVPTFVTEEYNGVVNVPPQRSKTMDQIFHNDLSQQIEGNGLYGSDDQVLSNCELQYNDIPGNGETAQIPPNEYLDNMSYMSASLYSDRTPSPALPNCPTKKLSGKHKKRSGKNSLWFIRQYSFAQQAIFSLLSGRTLVIVGEQEGKVKKLVNALSTFVPHCGRDSDCIKQWVTFPLQINHLQTWKLIGLQRTASPLGTSILHSLNRYSRYISILDCDNKTLRCPQYKGQLITRIADHRTQIKRGSTYSMHVHNMLTQLCSQAFLYAFCHHLHLPIDERETEELVTCRRVNFLKHHLGLTNDDSKIVQYFAELIKMHYLYEPGKGLNPVLRFNYTSSSVFKI from the exons ATGATCACTGCTCCTGACGTCGTGGCTCTCACCCACGAAGATGACTACGGACAGCAGTATAATGATGACTCGATGCCCCCTTTCCAATTTCAGTCTGAAAATCCCTGGTCCAAGACGGCCACGGCTAAATTCGAGAAGGATTTCATTCTGATTTCCGAGTTTTCCGAGCAGGTAGGCCCTCAGCCTTTGTTAACCATCCCAGACAATGCCCGCGGTAACTTTGATCTCAACTATTTCTCTCTCAGGATCATGTCTGTGGACTATCAAGCCTCCTTTGTGGGTCACCCCCCTGGTACTAGCTATCCGAAACTCAATTTTGTCGAGGACTCCAAGGTGGTACTGGGGGACTCCAAAGAAGGGGCTTTCGCCTATGTCCATCACTTGACTCTATACGACTTGGAGGCGAGAGGGTTTGTAAGGCCGTTCTGTGTGGCTTACATCTCTACTGATGAAAACAAGATTATGCAGCAGTTCCAGGAGCTTTCAGATGATTTTTCCAAAGCCTCAGAGTGTTTGAAAACTGGAAATAGGAAGGCGTTTGCCACTGAACTGGAGAAGAAACTCCAGGATTTGGAGTACACTCGGAACGTGTTACATAATGAAACAGAAATCCAGAAAAAATCTAACGATAAAGGATACTACTCGTCGGTAGCAATAGAAAAAGCCAATGAATTAGCCAATGTGGAAAAGTGCATAATCGAACATCAAGATCTTTTAATGCAGATAAGAACTTACTCTCTCAAAAAAACACAAGATGCAGACTATTTTTGCTATGATCCAGAATATGGCTTAGAACAATCTGATATTGGTTTGGAACAGATGGCAAAGACTGATGAAATGTGTGAAAAAAATAGCTTTTCTGATAGAACATCTTACACACCCAAGTTCACAAGGGCTAAATCAgcaaaatgttttgaaaaaaagTTGAAAACCTTAGAAGAACTTTGTGATAGTTACTTTTTTAATCAAACTCTGGAACAGCTTAAGCAGGTAGAGAAATTTTTCAGAGGTGACGTATGCTATTTGCTTACCAGTCAGATTGAAAAAGAGCTGCTCCAACATCAGCAGCTAACCTCCTTTCTGTTTGAAGACCCACTGCTCCTCACTGACGTGGAGCAAACTGAAAAGCAACAGTGCCGTGATAAACTGCTTCCAGCTTTTAACGTTCTGAGTCCTAAGCTTTTAGTACACCCCTGCTTATCAAATGAAGCCACAAGCTTTGAATCATACAAGTCTTGTGTGGAGTCTGTACCTATTAAATTGGATCAGCAAGTCAACGCAGAGAGTTACCATGGAACTGTTGCAGAATCTATACCATGTAAAAATCCTCCAGCAACTTCAGACTATCTTGAATTGGaagggaaagaaaaaggaagtatCAGTAGTGGTGAAAGCATTGAAGTACTGGGTACAGAAAAATCCTGCCCAGCTCcaatatttcctaaagttgagAGCCAAACAAACCTGCAGTGCCAGCATCTAGAAATTGGAAGGAGGAAATTTGTAGTCACCAAGCGTACAAACAGTGAGGACAGTATTGAAGTCCTCAGTACTACTGAAGCGCTGATACCTGAAGACTTTAAGGCAACCTACCCAAGTGCAATCTATGAAGAACCACCTTTAGACAATGAAGAAGAAAAGCAGCTGAGCACTGATCTTGTGCAGCCTGATGCAAACGTGAACCATGGTAATGGCTTCAGCAAAGCAGATTTTGAAAATAGTGTAACTCTGCCTGTTTTATCTGAGGCTGTAGACTCTACTTGCTGTATTGGAAAAGAGAGCCCCAGTTTTACTAAATCAGTACCTACATTTGTAACTGAAGAATATAATGGAGTAGTCAATGTTCCACCACAACGTAGTAAAACCATGGACCAAATATTCCACAATGATTTGTCACAGCAAATTGAGGGAAATGGATTATATGGTTCTGATGATCAAGTATTATCTAACTGTGAACTACAGTATAATGATATACCTGGCAATGGAGAAACAGCTCAAATTCCACCTAATGAATATTTGGACAACATGAGTTATATGAGTGCATCATTATATTCTGACAGGACTCCATCTCCAGCCTTACCAAACTGTCCAACAAAGAAGCTTTCTGGAAAACACAAGAAACGGTCTGGCAAGAATTCGCTGTGGTTCATAAGACAATATTCGTTTGCACAACAGGCAATTTTTTCTTTGTTGTCTGGCCGGACACTTGTAATTGTAGGTGAGCAAGAAGGAAAAGTCAAAAAGCTTGTTAATGCTTTGTCAACATTTGTCCCGCACTGTGGCAGAGATTCAGACTGTATAAAGCAATGGGTAACATTTCCTTTGCAGATCAACCATTTACAGACCTGGAAACTCATTGGACTTCAGAG AACAGCTTCTCCTCTGGGTACCAGTATTTTGCACTCACTGAATCGGTACAGTCGCTACATCAGCATACTAGACTGTGACAACAAAACTCTGCGTTGCCCACAATATAAAGGACAGCTAATCACCAGGATCGCAGACCACAGGACTCAGATAAAGAGGGGCAGCACATACTCCATGCATGTTCACAATATGTTGACCCAACTGTGCTCCCAGGCCTTTCTGTATGCTTTCTGTCATCATCTGCACCTTCCCATTGATGAAAGAGAAACTGAAGAATTAGTCACATGTCGAAGGGTAAACTTTTTAAAGCACCACCTGGGCTTGACGAATGATGATAGCAAGATTGTACAATACTTTGCAGAACTGATAAAGATGCACTACCTATATGAACCTGGAAAGGGCTTAAATCCAGTTCTACGATTTAACTACACCTCCAGTAGTGTGTTTAAGATCTAG